From a region of the Rhipicephalus microplus isolate Deutch F79 chromosome X, USDA_Rmic, whole genome shotgun sequence genome:
- the LOC142761670 gene encoding sulfiredoxin-1-like, with protein MAEAEVVADGVDTSGKTVLYLDFNSLVTAAGQGNMQNVVIVNSASANTNISSVHSANITKVYDVPLDQITRPLPVAHYDEDKVRGIAELLENPNTKDQVAPVDILWIKGRDGGNYYYAFGGNHRFEAHYRLGLATIRAKLIPSVPASLLPYLGGSTPDL; from the exons ATGGCGGAAGCCGAAGTCGTAGCTGATGGTGTTGATACCTCCGGCAAAACGGTTTTGTATCTTGATTTCAACTCGCTGGTTACTGCTGCTGGGCAAGGTAATATGCAGAATGTTGTAATTGTAAACAGCGCTTCTGCCAACACCAACATTTCTAGCGTGCATAGTGCTAACATCACAAAAGTATACGATGTGCCCCTTGATCAAATAACGCGGCCTCTGCCTGTTGCGCACTACGACGAAGACAAGGTCAGAGGAATCGCAGAACTACTTGAG aaCCCAAACACGAAAGATCAAGTGGCACCTGTGGACATCCTCTGGATCAAGGGCCGTGATGGTGGCAACTACTACTACGCCTTCGGTGGCAACCACAGATTCGAGGCACACTACAGGCTTGGCCTCGCAACCATTCGGGCCAAGCTGATTCCATCAGTACCTGCATCACTTTTGCCGTACCTCGGAGGGTCAACGCCAGATCTCTAG